In the genome of Trypanosoma brucei gambiense DAL972 chromosome 11, complete sequence, the window TGGGAAATAACAATACCGCTTTGACGTATCCCTTTGCGTTCAGTAAAACCTTCCAGGAACTAATGGACCGTATTCCATATTTGGTTTCATCTGGTGGGATGCAAATTCCTCATATGGGTATTGGCACCTATGAGTTACGTGGTAAGGAGTGCGAAGAGGCAGTTTTATCAGCATTAAAACTTGGGTTCCGTCTAATCGATACAGCTGCTGGATATAGAAACGAGGAATATGTTGGAGCCGCTATTCGAGCAAGTGGCGTGCCCCGCTTTGAGCTTTTCATTCTCGTGAAAATTGCTCCAAAGGTAACAAGAACGGAGGAAGCCGTCGAGACATGCATCCGTGAGAGTGTGCGGAAACTTTGCATTGATTACGCGGATTGTGTATTAATTCACTGGCCCGGTTGCGGTGGGCGCATGCCACATGAAACAGAGGAACACAAAGCCGcacgccgccgctgctgGAAAGTAATGACAGTCCTTCAGCAGGAAGGGATCGTTCGCCATTTAGGCGTGTCAAATTTTGCTGGAAGACATTTTGCTGCGCTTTCTGAAGATGGGTCGGAGGCAACACTGTTTGCGGAAGGGAAAGTCAACAAACCAGTGGTGAATCAGATAGAGTTGCATCCCTTGTGTGTGCAGAAAGATGTCTGTGATTACTGTAAGGAACACGGCATAATACTTCAACAATACTCTCCTTTAGGACAGTGCAACGCCAAACTTATCGAACATCCGGCTCTTTGCTCCGTTGTGAAGGACACATTCTCTGGGTTTTCTGTCCATGATgtactgttgttgtggggACTGAGCCAAGGCTTTTGTGTAATCGTCCGAAGCAAATCAAAGAAACATATTGAGCGTAATTGGGAGGTTGCGAAAAGTTTCTTCTCGGAGGGAGCCCTCACTAAGGTACATTTAGAACGGTTACGGGACTTGAGGGAACTCATGAAAGTTGAGGGAACGGAAGACCACCATTTTTGTTGGCATAGCAACACGATAGATTAACGGCTGTCGAAGTAAAGGGGCGACATTCCCCCACCTGCAAGTCTTCAACTCATGAATTATGCTGGATGCACTTCGGAAGGAAAGACCTAGGACCCTTGATAGTTGCTTGTATTCTACCGTTCGTCTAACATTGCGGTGATCGCAAACGTGCTGAGAAATGCGCAAAGGATGCTAAGAAGGAAAGTGCTCGCCGTGTAGACTTTTTTAGTTTCGTCCGTTCGTTGCATTTTAACGTTTTGAAGTGGTATTCATTTTGATGAACTTTCCTGCAGTTTCTTCACATTTGGAGGATGGAAAAAGTTTATTCCATGTGGTGAAGAACGTAAGCGCTGTGGGTTCTCTCTGGTGAGGGTTCTTGACTCAAAAAACTATAATACTGCGGAGGTTCTTTCGGTTGAAACCAAGTCTGTAAAGTAATGATGTTCCAGTGGAGCGGTTTGTGATATACACCCATATGTATATTTAAGGTAACCATTGGCCGCTGCTTGTACTCCACAGGAGTCGATGACATTGTTATTTCGAATGTCATGTCATCTACGCTATTAGGGCCGAATCAGAGCGATGTCCAAAGTTCACGTGCGTGTGATACTTCCTCACTGTCTGTCGTGAAGTGCGGTTGCATTCAACATGAGTACAACGTGGGAATGAGGTATAAACTTATTTACCACTTCAATTCACGCGAATCTGTTGTACCCCGAAACACCACTAGCGCCGTGTTCTATGATAATCATGTTTGCAtttgcgtatgtgtgtgtgtgtgtgtgtgtacacacATACGTGCGGTTGTTCTGTTATGGACTCGtgattgttattgttgtggtTTATTTTTAAGACAGTGTGGATCCTGCGCTGTGGTATACTCTACTACCATCTTTTATGCAATGTTATCTGTCGCTCCACTACTTTTCATCAAGTGTTATTGGTAGGATTATATCAGCGCCTTCTAGTTTAACTCAGAGGTCgatactttcttttctctttttttttttcaaacagCGATGTTCCGGCAGCGGCTTCTGTTCTCCGCTGTGAAACCTTCCCGTAACCTCCTCCGGGATTGTGGTCGCGAGAAGCGTCTTATGGAATCTGAAGGTGATTTTGTCGATCGACATCTGGCATCTCTTGTGGCTGAACGAGAAAAGGCTCATGCGGGACTGTTTGGTGGGTCCCTTGCCGCCACGTGCCTTACGTTTGTTTCAATGGGACTGTTTGGTTTGACATTTGGCTATCATGCTGGAAAAGCAGTCATAGACGCCTATGGAAAAACGCGAATATCGGCTTAAAGAAGATGGAAAGCAAAGTCGGAATAATTTCTCTCCTCCCTGTGAAAGCTCCGGTTGGGTATATCACTAAAAGAAAATCCATTGTTTTGCGCAGTTGTATATACTACAatctctctgttttttttgattttttcctccccctgtGCAAAATGTTGTTTTAACGATTAAAAGTTATCTATTTCGTACTTTCGTTTCGTCACTTCTTGCGTTCCCTCCatattttttcactttcggTATGTCCTACGAGTGCCACTAACGCGAACATTGAGCAGTTAGGGCGTACCCACGGGCGTAAGATTCGTCAGTCACTTATACATATAGAAGTATTATACTAGAGAGATCACGAGTCCATCTTTGTAATTGCTAATATCTCTTCAGAGGAACAACAATGTTAAGAACGAAAAGCACAACCGCTGCTGGCCGGCAGGATAAGATGTTAAAGCACCAAAGAGCATCGGCGCGTGGGGGCGAGACGGGGTCAGGGACTCGTACCCCTGAAGGTTTATCTCCATCGCGTGAAGTGCTGCGTCGCAGTGAGCCCCTGGCTACGTACAGAAGATATTCCGACAGCATTGGAGAGGATGGGTACAGTGACTCTGGGAAAATATACTGTGAACAATATCAGGCCGCTTGGACGAGAGTAACAACAGGGTGTATGTCGGGTATTGCATTCGTCCTAGTTGTTGCGGTCCTCTATGCCCTATATGTACTCTGCAGTTCTTACATTTACAGTGTTGGCTGTGCTGTGGTCCTTTCTATCGCTCTCCATCCAAATCGTTGTGGTGGAGAAAGTCGTAATTGGAAAGGACGGTATATCGAAAGAATGCGCTCAACGCGCGAGAAATGGACGGGACGTTCGAGAGTTTTTGGTCTACTGGGTTCCCTTCTCTCCTTAACTCACTTTTTTCGGTATGCACTCGGGCGTGGTGTCGCCTTTTCTGGCGTTGACAAGCTACTTGGCAGAGCCGGTAAGAGAGGACGCAAGTTTGTCAAAATATGTGATCCCAGCGCTGGTAGTAACTCGGGGAAGGATTCAAAACTTCAGCAGAAACCAGCCAATGTTTTGCCTGCTGGAGACGCCAATTCTTTGAAGTGGCAGGAAGAAAGCACGCTTTCTTGTATTCTGTTGGTGGTCCTCATCTGCTTTGTCGCCCATTTGATGTTCGGCATACTGTTATTCCTTGGTATACATTCCATACTCATCGCCTTGTTCATCATCACCGTCCCTTTCATGACACCGGATCGCTTCATGTCTGTGATGTGGCGCGTGTGGCTCTTAGCCATCactgtcttcttttttgttgggtTTTCATATAATGTTGCATTGGACGTCATTTCCATCAGCGA includes:
- a CDS encoding aldo/keto reductase, putative, with translation MDRIPYLVSSGGMQIPHMGIGTYELRGKECEEAVLSALKLGFRLIDTAAGYRNEEYVGAAIRASGVPRFELFILVKIAPKVTRTEEAVETCIRESVRKLCIDYADCVLIHWPGCGGRMPHETEEHKAARRRCWKVMTVLQQEGIVRHLGVSNFAGRHFAALSEDGSEATLFAEGKVNKPVVNQIELHPLCVQKDVCDYCKEHGIILQQYSPLGQCNAKLIEHPALCSVVKDTFSGFSVHDVLLLWGLSQGFCVIVRSKSKKHIERNWEVAKSFFSEGALTKVHLERLRDLRELMKVEGTEDHHFCWHSNTID